The genomic region ATTAATTAGGAGGCACCAAACAATTTTTTAAGTAATGCTACTGTTAGTACTTGAAACTAGCTAGATATGGATCTGACGTCTGGTCTATTAAATGGAAAAACGTATTCAAAAGGATAGCAtgtatttataagaaaattgatagaaggaagatttttttttttttaaaaaaaaaagaaaaattaacaattGATTAGAGCTGGATGCCCACTGAAAAGGAGAGAAACTGCAATTAAAATACCATCTACCAAGCACATGGAATGGTCCACGAAGAATACCTACTACTCAGAGTTTCGTCAAACCAAGCTAGCTGGAACAAAaacattatataaaaatctatgtatttgaaattatccaaaaaagagaaatttatatatttgagcTTGCATGGCATGGATTTTCGTATGTCTAcccataatttaattttgtcaattatactttcctcttttctttgttatagTAAGAATCCATGGTGCTGTTCAAGATTCAAGAATTTGCTCTCCACATAGCTTGGTGTCGgatttctttttagaaagatCTCCATTACATTTTCTAAGAAGGCTTTGTTTTATGGAATTGGCAGTGAGATTGGTATTCTTCCTACAACAAATCAGCAAGAGAGTTAGGTATAGAAGATTATTAATACGTAGTAAATGTCAAATCTTTGTAGTTTACATGTTTAAAAGTGAAAACTCAGCCAGGgattatagataataaatcATGGCAGTACAAagatgttaaattattttacaattttagcAATCTTATTTTGATCAGGACACGAGAAACCGTAGTTAATAATTAGGATTGGAGAAATACTAAACATTAAATTGTTACTTTTAAAACaagaaatcataaattaataacaaaaaattcaaaaaaataatcaacatattCTGATACTAATTAGTCTTAACTCTTTAAGAATTTAACTCAACTTTTAATGTTGCCCATGATTCTATTATCAAATTGTTATAATCTTATTACAATATATTAGTACTTCAACTGACAGCAGGGAAATGTAAGGAAATGTCAAAACATATCTAATGAAATTTCTAATGTCATAATTCAGCAGGCTTTCAAGAATTATATCCAGTCAAATATATGCATAAATATTTACATGGATCATAGACTGCGAATAATCTCATCTCTACGATATATCCAAAGTACGCCACTAAAATGTAAGttacatgtttttttttcttctaatataTCTTACAAAAGTTGAAAGGAAAACTCATAttattttggatttttatttgaattgagAAATGAAATTGTCGCAAGTGACAGTATCATATTTTAGTTACATGATTAAGTAGACATAATCGATGGCATTGTAATGAAAAAATTCTATCGGCATACATCGTCAGGTATATATATCCTTAGTTtgcatatataaattaaccgcgaaaaatattattcttgaAGAAGTAATAGAAACAAACACACACATAAGGGCATGTTACATCGTTTAACGGTTTAAGGTAAGTAATAGTACAGGCAGAGACAGGTGCATGTTACATTTGTTTAAGGTTTGTTTGATATCTTTCGTTTAGAATTTTCTTTAGTGAAGATAAGGAGGTGGGCATATTACAGCTACAACAGGACGTGTGATGACAATTAAAAGTGGTTCTtgtattaaatgtgatgaacAGTTGGTAGTTGAGATGATTTAATGCAAATTTGAAAAGGGGCTATAAAGACCCTTTTGTTAAGGGTTAATTTCTCATCAATGAGCTAGCTGATCACTCTTTTAAAGATACTAACAAAATGGTACGAGTCAAGAGGAGAGTAGCTTTGTTGTCATTGCTTTGTATTCATATTCTTGTAGTGGGTGTGCTTGCCAGAGATGCTGTGTCCGTAAGGAACGATGAGGATGAGAAGTTCTTAGGCATTGGAAAGGGTGGTGGATTCGGAGGTGGTTTTGGTGGCGGAGGAGGTGCTGGTGGAGGCGGTGGTTTTGGTGGTGGAGCTGGCGGAGGTGGTGGTGCTGGGGGAGGTGGAGGATTTGGTGGTGGAGGTGGGGGTGGCGGTGGCTTTGGAGGTGGTGCAGGTGGTGGATTTGGTGGTGGAGCAGGTGGAGGTGCTGGTGGAGGGATTGGGAAAGGTGGAGGCCTAGGTGGTGGAATTGGAAAGGGTGGTGGGATAGGAAAAGGTGGCGGCTTAGGTGGTGGAATTGGAAAGGGTGGAGGACACGGTGGTGGAATTGGAAAGGGAGGAGGACTAGGTGGTGGAATAGGAAAAGGTGGTGGGATAGGTAAGGGCGGTGGTCTTGGTGGCGGAATTGGAAAAGGTGGTGGCGTTGGTGGTGGGATAGGTAAGGGCGGCGGCCTTGGAGGTGGGATAGGAAAAGGTGGTGGCATTGGTGGTGGGATAGGTAAGGGCGGTGGCCTTGGAGGTGGGATAGGAAAAGGTGGTGGCATTGGGAAGGGTGGTGGCGTTGGTGGTGGGATAGGTAAGGGCGGTGGCCTTGGAGGTGGGATAGGAAAAGGTGGTGGCATTGGTGGTGGAATTGGAAAAGGTGGAGGGCTAGGTGGTGGAATTGGTAAGGGCGGTGGTCTTGGAGGTGGGATAGGCAAAGGTGGTGGAGCTGGTGGAGGTTTCGGCAAAGGTGGTGGTGTCGGAGGAGGGATTGGAAAAGGTGGTGGATTTGGAGGTGGTGCTGGAGGAGGGGTCGGCGGAGGTGGTGGAGCTGGTGCTGGTGGAGGTTTTGGCAAAGGCGGTGGATTTGGTGGAGGAATTGGAAAAGGTGGTGGGTTTGGTGGAGGTGGTGGATTTGGAGGTGGCTCTGGCGGTGGATTTGGCAAAGGAGGAGGGTTTGGAGGAGGAGTAGGAGGTGGTTCAGGAGGTGGGTTTGGAGGAGGAGGTGGGTTCGGAGGTGGTGGGGGTGGGGGAGTCGGACGCCATTAAACATCAACGTTGCATGCAtgcaatattattttagtaattagaCCATCggagtatttttattttttggtttgGATTATCAAAAAATCATCATATTTGCAGTTTGTCTtgtactttaatatttttgtgaaAGTTGTAATGTTACGTAGTAACAGTCTCTCTTACCAGTTGCTACCGCTCTCTTCAATAAGCTAATCTTTGCAGGAATTAATTCGAGTTTAGCAGCTAATTAAGCGAACACATTTCTTTTGCACCCATACAATACTATATCCataattataagttaaaattaaatctaagaatatagttattaattttttaatgcaAAAAAAATGTTGACATGATCTAAATTAGAACAAACTACGAGGTCATATGAAGTCATAAAGTATTAAGacttttgattaaaaaataatagtaatgtTTGATCTGAATTGGCCAAGAATTTTATGGTTTAGCAGGGTATACAAGCTCAAGTAAGCCCCATCAAACCGGTAGCAGATTGACATCAGGACTTCAGGGCTTTTTCCTGGGTGAATCAAGCTAACCAGTAGAATTTAGAAGAGCCATTAATGGAGCTAACAATTTACGTTCAATTTTTTATCCAACTTCCCTGATATAATATATGCATGTACATAGGAAACTAAATCACTGATTTGCTCAATTAGGTTTTGTTCATTGGCTGTGGCTTTGGCTCGTGCTTGCTTCTGTTAtgtgctgctgctgctgcacAATAGTGGTCTCCATAGCACTTAATGctaaaaaactcaaaatttcaCCAACTAGATGCCTATGTGTCCTTTGTACTAGCTCCTCAATTATGACATATCCTTCGTCTTGCTACCAAGTTGTAATAATCTTCAAAttcaatgttttcttttttgtcacTTTCACTTATTCACTACTTCAGTGGCAACAGTGCACTCATAACTTGTCGACTATGTAGACAGTAGTACTCTTTCAGAATTATGAGATCAGTTATTATTAcatggggctgttttctttctccaatatatatttttataattctttttcttttaaaaatttggatGCTCAACCACCGTtggttaaattaaaaaagaaaaaaagaagaacagctactactttatatttttcataaatatgatAAACACCCATTAATGGtgacaaaaaaataatgtaaacaaaaatatcaaacataCCATTTTCTAATTGgcttcaaaatttttaattttatgtacaATGGAAGATTGAGGAAAAATGCCCCAGCAAATTAATGACTTCAAAGAGTAAAGATGAAGATTTGGCAATGCGTGCATCTTCTTGTACTACTTTTGACTCTTTCTTCAGTAGGGGAACTTATTTGATTTTAGGCTTCATCAATAAGAACAAAGTCATTTGATATTGGAATAATTTGCAAAATCACAAGCTTGCGTGAGTTAGTAAGGCGTGCACTTTAATCATATTGAGCAAGGAAAAGATTTGGCCATTCTCTCTCAGAAATAGTTTGTCCCTCATCAAACTGAGATGGTATAACTACAATACAATTTGTCATTGCATCAGAATTAGAAGTCTAATATTATTTGCTACTTTGAGATGTGTCATTGCCTCTGaatctttataattatatCCCTAACTTAACCCATGGTACTAAATTGGTAGTTAATTCAGCCTACTTCAACCTAAAACACAAACTGATGGGACGTGAAGTTGGAAGGAGGGTCTGAAATAATAACACCATTTGTTAattgtgaagaaagaaaagataggcAAAAGAATTCAATTGGAGCCGAAAACGACATTATATAATACCTCAGTGAACTCCATTTATGAAAGGATGCTTCAATGGAAATCTATTTTCAAATGTTAATCTGGTTAACTAATAACAATTCAATGGTATACATAGTACATAAAATTAAGATGGATTAAGTTGAAGTCTGCCCTCTCTCAATTAaccaagaaataaaatattaaattatatctaagTTAATTATACCCTCATCctatttaattcattaataatgTCAAGAAGAGTTGCATTATATACAAGCTAGCTAATGTATTATGATGCTTCATTATATATGTTGCTATTagcttttatcaaatttaatgaATCCAGCTACCGAAATCTACATAGTCACAAATTAATTGCCTATCTGCCAGGCAAATAAATTAGCTTTCCTGAAGTTGGCTCTTGAGACTGATTAATTCCAAATTTTTATCTCAAAACTATTTTGTCATACTCTGATCTTTGCGCTAGCTAACATCTGCTTGTTGCTTGACGGATATCTGTCATTGTTGTTTTACACCTTTGAGCTTGTTAAGATGGTATCACACGGAATGTTAGATAGACATCAGAGCTACAGAATTCAGTTCAAACAAGAGGGCTAACCAGAATTGAGAATGGACTTGGAGGGCTTATGCTCTTCACTCAAAATTCTGCATTGCgactaatagaaaaaatattttgtgcCAGCACTTGCACAACCAAAAGAGAATAGGTCTGGTCAGAACTGTACTTGGCACTCACAGCTGACAATTTTGTGCTGGCAACTGTAACCTCCTtactttcatatatttaaactCATTTTTCACGATCATCAGTGTATAAACTGTCCAGGAGTAACAGCTGACAATTACTGTTCGAAATAAAAAAGACTAGCTGACAAATGTGTGCTGACAAGAGCTCGCTCTAATGGGTAACTATTCCTTGTCCCCCTAGTTTCATCAGGATTAATAGCATCCCCGCAAACTGGTCTTGGTTTGCTGCTGGACAAGGATTTTAAAAGGATCAAGCAGCTTCGTTGACTAGGTTGTGGTTATATACAAAACTTGCACGTTACCAGTAGTTTATGTGTAAGCTATTGCCAAATCCAAGACTGGCTCTCTATAATGTAGAATCTCTgagattattttataatctgGAGGACTCAACTTACTAGAAACGAGTGTACAGGATACAATCAAGATTCAAGAAATTTGAGTTCCAACGACATGACAATTCAAATTCGGAGTCCCAAATAAAACTAGACTCCAAGAAAGTTGTTGTACCGTCTGTGCTAGTGTACTGCATGAATTGCAGGACAGTGCAAGTTATAAGATGTTggaattaaatgaaaataaactgtgtttaatttattcatcagTCGCCTTTGCTTTTCAGATTAATGTTTCAGGTCCTAATTGTGAAATATTGTGCATCTGAAACATGTCTCAATGGATATGCAGACAAACTATAATTCATAAACTAAAAATGTGATATAAGCTGACAATCTTTGATTAGCACCATCCTGATTTCAGAGAAATAGGTGATTTCGgattaattttgtaaattaGAGTAAGAATTAGCAGGTCAAACGGGtcattgttatatatatatatatatatatatatatataccctaTTGGTACAGTAACAAGAGCCTTGACACCAAATTTCGACATCACAATTTCCAGAGTATACAACGGAAAAGGAGGAGAGACAAAAAAATAGGCAAATAAGAAGACAAAGAAAACTTGATCTCCCTTAAACATCCAAATATGGAAACAAAgtgttatgtgtattaaggaAATGCAACCTCCTAATAGCCCCAACCTCAAGTCTTCATCTATATCTACGAGCTTCCCTTAATATCTCTCCTTTGCCCATTAAATGCAATTCTGTTGAAACTCATTTTCGGAGCATTAGCAGACCAATCTAGAAATTCCCATCTGCTACGGGAACAGCTACCCCCAATCAGAcgcaatatataaaaagtttttGTAAGTCTTTCTCCGCGAATTTGATTTTAGACTCGTTACATTGACACTTGGATTACTGGTTTGGGTTGCATCCTTCTCcttattaaagaataaattgaTTACATCCGACCTATTAAATGTATAATATAGTTCAGTATTTCCTCAAAAACAAAATCCAATTCGACGTGGGTTCGACAGGTTGGACAACCAtgttaaattaatgaattactGAATTTATCATCAACTTAATCACTAGATGAATACAAACTTAACTTAATAATCTTCCAAACCCGTACAAAAAGTTAACAGAAGGATGCTACTAAATTGTGTGCATGGTTTCTAGCTTTGCTTGATGCTTATGTGGTAGGCTCACCAGAATTGCCTCAAGTTCCACAAGGTGTCCTCATCACATCATAGCCCTGATGAGGAACTGGAAGTATTAACATTGGCATTGAACACAGTGTATAAAAAGATACGCTCTTGATCAGATCTCTGTCCTGTTTCCTTATCTAAATTATACAGAGACAGTATGCTGTTATTagcatttataaaaaaatgtaatgAATCCAGCTAAGCCAAATCTATTTATAGTCTAAAAGAGGGTAGGAAAGAGTATCACATCATGATTAAACAATTGCTTTTCCACTAGTGCAAGAAACatacttattaataataagcCACAGAAACAAAGCAATGGCTTTGATGGGGCTGGTATTTGACTAAAGTGCGAGTGATAGATTTCATTAAAACTGGGTCCCATTCATTCCTTCGTCCAATCCAACAATCTTGCTgatcatttcttctttttctttttttccttttcccttaaaataatgaattaactatgattttattgttattttaatcaCTTCCCAAATCTTCACTCTGTTCACACCCATCCCGTTTACAGAAACAGAAAGAATATATCAGTgtgtatatattttctttaatcgaatttagtattttaatacCCTTGTACTGTTTGAAACTTCAACAACTACAGCAGAGCTAATAATAAGCTAACCGAAGAtttattaaagagaaaaagaaaagtctaTAGAAAGAGAAGGGTGAGAATTAGCAAAAAAGAGTGAACGGAAAAGatactattttttttggaGCTTTGGATTCTTAAGTTGAATTTGTGGAGATGCACTGTGGTGGTTTTGATGTGTTGTGGGCTCAGTCAATGCTTTTTTGCTATGAAAGGtactatttttttgaatttttttttttttgatccCAGCTGTTACTTTTGTCTATGCAGTAATGGTTTTGTTTCACTTTCTACTATAGTGTTATCAATCATGATCTTTTGTTCATTTGTGGCGTATGTTGTGCTCTAATTCGTCTGGGTTTGCCTGGATTTTTCTGGGTGTTGAAgcttcccttttctttcacctTTCTGCTCATCTTTATTCAGTTATTGGTGTAATTGTTGTTTTTTGGGTTGATCGTGGTGTATTTGTGGAATGTAATTGAAAGGTATTTGATGGattctcattttttaagaaatcatTTGGACGATTGAATTCCTTGTTTCTGGTTTTATGGAGTTTCAGTGCTAAAAACTCTGGATAAGTTTCATTAAAATAGCTTTCtgggtttgtttctcaaattctgtTCCTTCTTTATTAGGAAGGtcaacttcattttttctcttttggtaGGAAAGTACTGAACTTTACTCTTTAACTGGTCAGGTGCTTgcgttttctttttttctcatcAAAGAACAATGCAAGTAATATGTACATAGACTTTATGCTGTTTAAGTTTCTAAAGCACTTCTAATTTTGTATGTCTTACTATCTATGCTATTATAGAAGAATATCAAGCGTCTTAAAACATCATGAGACTTAAAAATTGGACGAAATCTTGGGGACTTGACATTAGAGGGAAAGTGTGGAAGATGATGAAGTGTATTCGTTCCGGGGAGCAGTTAAGAGTAGATGAGATGGTTGCTTCATCTGAGTCCTTGGCGACTAGGGACTACTCAGCGAGTGGCTATTCTTCTCGAGCTGGTGAGGTAGATACAAAGATTGACAATAGTAACATTGAGGAAGCAGAGTCATCTCTTCGTGAGAGTGGTTATCTCAACTATGAGGTTGGTACTTTTTGCTTCATTttcctcctctctctctctctctctctctctctttttctttctatatatatatatatatatattggtcTTCTGGTGTGTGCAAACTGCTACTTGTAAAAGTTTTAACCCGTGGAAGAATCATGGCTTCTGCTCTGTGTCATATATGAAAAAGGATGGTAGAACGACAACTTTTGTGTTTATGTTGGCTGCTGGAATGAGTGTAGGACATGTATGGATTATACCATTTTCTTCCTTGAGAGTGGACTTTGTTGTCCAACTAAAGTAATTGGAAAAGGTTATGACAAAATTCTCCATGTCTTAGTTATTTAGCCATAGATGTTCTTGTCAGGTCTAGATAATGAAAATGCCTTTGATCAATTATCGTGTTTCTTAATGGGCCAGTGGAGGAACGATTTTGAGAGTAGCATCTTCCTCTAGCAAAAAATAGTACATACGGTTTATATCATAACCTTTAAGTTATTCGACATCCATCTTCGTGGGAAGAATAGCTCTCTAGTTATTTGTTATGCTTTTTCATTTTGGAGATGGTTAGTAttgattttggaaaaatcACGACCATCAAGATATCAAATTCCAGAAATGTTACTTcagaaaaattttataactcACCTGAGCTTATAAGTATTGAAAGCAAAGTATTTTATAGACGAAGTTCATTGAGACAAAGTAATAGAGAATATGTGCCTGCTCATTTGCAATGTAATATATTGACAAGAAGATTGTCATTACAATTTTATGCATTAAATCTCTAAATTACATGCATACTGTACAACTCTCACATGCACTCAAACACACATGGAGTGAAAAAGAAGAGACGGGGATCAGCGAGGCTAGACGCTTTGTTCCATGGACATTTTTCAATCAAATGTGTCCTTTTAGTATCTTTTCTTGGAAGGAACTTTTGATTCTTAAATGGTAATTTCAAGTATAAGTTACATACACCTGTTAATGCTAACCCCTTTGTTTTCTCCACCTCTTAGGAACTTCAGTTTGTACATGTCAAAAGGTCCATTACTTACAAATAGTTACAGTTTGGCTTAGTCATAGGCATATTATCACTGTTAAATCTACTTGCAGTTTTCCATTAAAAAGGTTGCTTTAAGTAATATGAtagacatatttaatttatcatcttATGCATAGAGGCAAAGAGATTTGTAAAAGTGCggatattaaataaaaatttatgctCTTCTTTTCGACCAGTGAAGGTCATGCGAAGAATTCTCCAACTATTCTGAAATGCTGTAAAGGGATCGATTTAATGATGAAAATGGTGATAGTATGTTTCCACTAATCTTactgataaaattatatggaGACGATCTCTATTGCTTTCAGTCGGTTGTAGAAGAAACTCTGGTTTCTCATGTGTTTTATGAAATTCTGGAGGCAACATTTCCTCTTGCTGGACCACTTGTAAATTGGGCTTTGTAAAACATGCTTGTTCACGTGTCATACGTTTAATGCGTCTAGTTCTACTCCTTATGTTTTATACAATAAATGCTTATggcataaaatttaaatggtTTAACTAAGTTCTGCATGAAATTTGGATCTCAGtgttaaattttgaatatgagataaaTACTGATTTTTGATATGGTTCTTTAGAAATTTTGACACCTTGATCTGTTGTTATCATGTTGCAATTTTTGGTATGATCAACTGTATGTGATGCCTTCCGAAATCTGAATGTGTCAAAAAACTAAAATGCCATCTTATTTCGTAGGAAGCAAGGGCATTATTGGGAAGGCTTGAGTTTCAGAAGGGTAATATAGAAGCAGCACTGCATGTGTTTGAAGGAATTGATATTGCTGCTGTGACTTCCAAGATGAAAGTCTCCCTTTCTAGAAGATGTGAACAAAACCGACGTCGTTCTCAAAGTGATGCTGTCCAACCTATGTCTATGCATGCTATTAGTCTACTCCTTGAAGCTATTTTTCTTAAAGTAAAATCACTACAGGGTCTTGGAAGGTTTGGAGGTATAGTCTTCATCTTACATTCACTTTCTACTGTTAATTACTCTATCATCTTTAGTTGG from Ricinus communis isolate WT05 ecotype wild-type chromosome 9, ASM1957865v1, whole genome shotgun sequence harbors:
- the LOC107262024 gene encoding glycine-rich cell wall structural protein; the protein is MVRVKRRVALLSLLCIHILVVGVLARDAVSVRNDEDEKFLGIGKGGGFGGGFGGGGGAGGGGGFGGGAGGGGGAGGGGGFGGGGGGGGGFGGGAGGGFGGGAGGGAGGGIGKGGGLGGGIGKGGGIGKGGGLGGGIGKGGGHGGGIGKGGGLGGGIGKGGGIGKGGGLGGGIGKGGGVGGGIGKGGGLGGGIGKGGGIGGGIGKGGGLGGGIGKGGGIGKGGGVGGGIGKGGGLGGGIGKGGGIGGGIGKGGGLGGGIGKGGGLGGGIGKGGGAGGGFGKGGGVGGGIGKGGGFGGGAGGGVGGGGGAGAGGGFGKGGGFGGGIGKGGGFGGGGGFGGGSGGGFGKGGGFGGGVGGGSGGGFGGGGGFGGGGGGGVGRH